The genomic window AAAAAGAAATTAACTTTTTCAATACCCAGTTACGCCCTTTAATTGCAACTAATTATTATCGAGATATAGGAGAAACAGGACAATTTATAGATAAGTTTTGGTTGATAGATTTACCATTTATAGCTATTTTTGGCATGGATTTTTTAATTAGGGCGTTTTTTATTAGTCTCCGCAATCGTTTAAGTTTATTAGAAGCAATATTGCGGCGATGGTACGATGTTTTTTTACTATTACCTGTTTTTCAGTGGTTGCGAGTAATTCCGGTAACGATTCGCCTGTACCAATCTCAGCTACTAAACCTTGAACCTGTGCGATCGCAAATTAACCACGATTTTGTTGCCAACTTTGCCGAAGAAATTACCGAAGTTGTGGGAATTAGAGTTATAGATCAGCTTCAAGAAGCAATTACTAATGGTAGCATTAGTCGCCGATTACTACGTTCTAAAAGTAGTGGTTATATAGACATTAACAACACTAATGAAATTAGCGCGATTGCTTCTCGCATAGTAAAATTAAGCGTTCATCAAGTTATGCCAAAAATCCAGCCAGATGTAGAAGCACTAATCCATTACAATCTACAAACCATTCTTAACCAATCTCCTGTATACAAGCAACTTCAAAACCTGCCAGGAGTAAGTAATTTACCCAAGCAATTAGCAAGTGAAATAGCCAAATCTGCTTATAGTGCAATTGTAAGTGTTGTAGACGATCCGCAAAGCGCAAAAATTTGGCAGCAGCTAACTAATAATTTTAGTAAAAATTTAGAAGGAGAATTACAGAAAGAACATAACCGTAAAGAAATTCAAACTTTGCTCGTAGACTTATTAGAAGAAATTAAAATTAACTATGTTCAAAACATTGCCGGCGGAGGAATGGAAGAAATATTAGAAGAGTCCGAGCAAATTAGACGCATTAAACGCAACAAATAAAAGTAAAGGAAATTATGGTTAATTCATTAGAAACAAATACCCCGATTAGAGTAGGTTTAGTTGGCACAGGTTATGTAGCAAAGCTTAGAGCCGAAATATTACAGCAAGACGATCGCGCTAAATTAGTAGCAGTAGTTGGTAGTACGCCAGAGAAAACCGCCGAATTTGCGCAAAAATACGATGTGGAGGCGATCGCATCTATAAAAGACTTACTAAACTTAGATATAGATTTAGTAATTGTGGCAACTATCAATAGCGAACATGGCGCAGTTTGTCGTCAAGCTTTGCAACAAGGCAAACACGTTGTAGTTGAGTATCCTTTATCTTTAGACGTATACGAAGCGGAAGAACTAATTAACCTAGCTTCCAGGCAAAATAAACTACTGCACGTAGAACACATCGAATTACTCGGCGGATTGCACCAAGCCTTAAAAGAAAATTTAGCAGCAATTGGCAATCCATTTTACGCCCGTTACAGTACCCTAAATCACCAATCCCCCGCACCCCAACGTTGGACTTACAACAAAACATTATTCGGCTTTCCCCTAAGTGGCGCAGTATCGCGGCTTCACCGCCTAACTGATTTATTTGGTACTGTTGCAACTATTAGCTGTCAAAACCGCTATTGGGGAATGGATGGAGAGTTTTTCAAAGCTTGTTTGTGTACAACGCAGTTGCAATTTACTAGCGGACTTATAGCCGAAGTTGTTTATGGTAAAGGCGAAACTATTTGGCTAGAAGAGCGCAAATTTACCGTTGATGGCGAAAAAGGCGGCTTAAGTTTTGACAAAGAAGACGGCAAATTAATCAACTCTGAAGGGACAAAACCTATTGAAATAGGGACGCGCCGGGGTTTATTTGCCAAAGATACAGCTATGGTATTAGAGCATTTAATTAATGGTACGCAAGTATATGTAAGTTCTGCCGCCAGCCTGTACGCTCTCAAAGTTGCTGATGCAGCTAGGCGCTCTGCTCAAACTGGTCAAACGGTAGCTTTGTAGATTCCCTCGTCAATCTGGTAAAACCGCCGACGGACACAAATCTGCAAGGATGCAAACACTGCATTGCGGACTTCTCGCTTTACAAACTGCTCTCCCGTAATATACCAATCTAATTGACCAATTTTCCCAGTCTGGCTGAGGCAACAAGCGCATCAAATCGCGCTCAATACGGATGGGATCGGAATATTCCGTTAAGCCCAGGCGATCGCACAAACGTTTAACATGAGTATCTACCGTTACCCCAGCATTGATGTTGTAACCATGCGCCAACACAACATTGGCAGTTTTTCGCGCTACTCCTGGAAGCTTTAATAACTGCTCCATACTTGCAGGTACTTGTCCGTTAAATTCCTGCACTAACAAAGCACAAGCCGCTTTGATGTTTTTAGATTTATTGCGATAAAAGCCTGTAGAACGAATTAAAACTTCTAATTCTTCAATATCAGCCTTCGCCAAAGCCGCCGCATCAGAAAAACGGCGAAACAACTCTGGCGTAACTAAATTAACTCGCTCGTCGGTGCATTGCGCCGATAAAATAGTTGCTACCAGAAGTTGTACGGGGGTTGCATAGTCGAGCGTACAAGGTGCGTTTGGATAAAGAGTTTTCAAACGCACCAAAATTTCTAACGCCCGTTGCTTTTTAGCTGCCCATTTGCGAGTTATGCTCACTGAAACAGTTTTTGTACCCACTCCAAGTTTGCCGTGTCGCGCACAATTAAGAAAATGCCCAAACCTAACAATAACATTAGCCCGGTTTGCATTACCCCATCTTGAATTTTTGATGGTAAAGGTTTACCGCGCACTGCTTCAAATAACAAAAATGCCAATTGACCGCCATCTAAAGCAGGTAAGGGCATAATGTTAATTACAGCTAAGTTAATGCTAATTAACGCCGCAAATTGAAGCAAATTAGCCGCATCAGAACTAGCAATTTTTGCACCAAAATTAACGATCGCCACCGGCCCAGAAATTTGACCCGCCGTTTCGCTAAAATTGCCGATTAGTTGCCCAAAACCACTAATTGTTAACACGACAATTCGTTGAAATTCTGTCGCCGCCGCGCCAAAAGCATCCAATACACCCACTTTTGTACGTTCTACGCTGCCATTAGGAGCTAAGGCAATGCCAATACTACCGCGATCGCCGCTTTTAGCTTCTGGGGTCACATTGACGGTTAATTGCTCGCTTTTACGCTCAATTTTTAACTGGAGTGGTTGACCTGCGCTAGTTTTGATAATTTGGCTTAACGCCTCCATTTCTTGAAGGGAATTACCAAAAGTGCGATCGCCTGCTGCCAAAATTACATCGCCGGGTTTAATTCCCGCATCGGTTGCAACTCGGCTGACATTGGCGGCTAATTCTGGAACTAAAACGCCCGGTAAACTAGCTTGGGGAATACCTACAAAACCAATATGTGTAACTAGAAGTAAGTAAGCAAAAATTAAATTTGCAATAACTCCAGCGCTAATTACGATCGCGCGATCGATTACCGGACGATTGCGGAGCAAATCGGGGTCATTGGCGGGAATCTTGCTATCGGGGTCATCATCGGGAAAACCAACGAAGCCACCGAGGGG from Synechocystis sp. PCC 7509 includes these protein-coding regions:
- the rseP gene encoding RIP metalloprotease RseP encodes the protein MSVLAAIAVLAVLIVVHELGHFVAARSQGIHVNRFSLGFGPVLFKYQGPETEYAVRAFPLGGFVGFPDDDPDSKIPANDPDLLRNRPVIDRAIVISAGVIANLIFAYLLLVTHIGFVGIPQASLPGVLVPELAANVSRVATDAGIKPGDVILAAGDRTFGNSLQEMEALSQIIKTSAGQPLQLKIERKSEQLTVNVTPEAKSGDRGSIGIALAPNGSVERTKVGVLDAFGAAATEFQRIVVLTISGFGQLIGNFSETAGQISGPVAIVNFGAKIASSDAANLLQFAALISINLAVINIMPLPALDGGQLAFLLFEAVRGKPLPSKIQDGVMQTGLMLLLGLGIFLIVRDTANLEWVQKLFQ
- a CDS encoding Gfo/Idh/MocA family protein, with product MVNSLETNTPIRVGLVGTGYVAKLRAEILQQDDRAKLVAVVGSTPEKTAEFAQKYDVEAIASIKDLLNLDIDLVIVATINSEHGAVCRQALQQGKHVVVEYPLSLDVYEAEELINLASRQNKLLHVEHIELLGGLHQALKENLAAIGNPFYARYSTLNHQSPAPQRWTYNKTLFGFPLSGAVSRLHRLTDLFGTVATISCQNRYWGMDGEFFKACLCTTQLQFTSGLIAEVVYGKGETIWLEERKFTVDGEKGGLSFDKEDGKLINSEGTKPIEIGTRRGLFAKDTAMVLEHLINGTQVYVSSAASLYALKVADAARRSAQTGQTVAL
- the nth gene encoding endonuclease III gives rise to the protein MSITRKWAAKKQRALEILVRLKTLYPNAPCTLDYATPVQLLVATILSAQCTDERVNLVTPELFRRFSDAAALAKADIEELEVLIRSTGFYRNKSKNIKAACALLVQEFNGQVPASMEQLLKLPGVARKTANVVLAHGYNINAGVTVDTHVKRLCDRLGLTEYSDPIRIERDLMRLLPQPDWENWSIRLVYYGRAVCKARSPQCSVCILADLCPSAVLPD